Genomic DNA from Haloplanus sp. HW8-1:
GGAGTTCCTCGACCTCGACGTGGTCGCCGACGGCCTCGGTGATCGCCGCGGCGAAGTCGGTGTACTCGTCGGTCGGGATCCAGCCCTCGGCGACGAAGGCGTTGTCCGTCGTCGCGAAGGAGAGCGGCGCCTCCCGCTTCTGGACGTCGATGGAGAGTTTCTCCTCGGCGGCCAGCAGGAACCCCGCCGCGTCGAGTTTCACCTCCTCGAGTTCGTCCTCGACGGTACGGCGCTTCGATTCGAGTTGCTGTTGTCGGTGTTCGAGCTCCGCGACGTACTCCTCGGGGGAGCCCTCGGCATCGGGCACCTCGAGGGCGGTAAAGTCGACGCCGACGAGAGCGTCCGTGATCACGTCCTCCTCGGCACCCTGGGTTGGCTTGGCGAAGACGGCGACGACGCCGTCCTCCGCGAACAGCTCGACGTCGTCGACGCCGTCCGCGTCGACCATCGCTCGCTCGACGGCGTCGGCGCTCCCCTCGCCGACGACCACGTTCAGCGTGTCGTATCCCGAGAGCAGATCGAGGTCGATGCCGAGCTTCGCGAACGGCTCGACTGCCCCGATCCGCTCCTCGACTTGACCGAGTTCGCTCCGAATCTCGTCGCGACGGTCCTCCAGGTCGTTGACCCGTTCGCGGATCTCCTCGAGTTCGTCCTCGAGCGCGTCGTCGGTGACGATCCGCGTCGGTCCCGCGTCGGCGTCCTCCACGTCGAGGATGCTCTCGATGGAGCGGACGGTCACCAGTTTCTCGGAGGCCTCCTCGGCACCGTCGATCGGGTTCCCCGGTTCGAACCCCTCCCAGGTCCCGTCGTACTCGGTGACGTGCAGCAGGTTGCAGTCGTGGACCGCCTCGACGACGTCGTCCATGACCGTCTTCGAGCCCGTCACCGACACTTTGCTCATCCGTTCAGGTCTGAGCATGCACCGCCTCCTCGAACTGTGTGATGGCGTACTCGATCGCCTCGTCCATCTGTGCCTCCGCCTGGGCGATGAGTTCCTCTTGGGCCGCCTCCCCCTCTTCCCGGATCTCCGCGGCCCGCGCTTCGATCTCCGATTCGGCTTCGTCGAGACGGCGCTCGGCCATCTCCTCGGCCTCAGATTCGGCCTCGGCGCGGATCTCGTCGGCCTGCTCCCGCGCCTCGGCGATCCGTTCCTCCCGGTCCGCCTCGGCCTCCTCGACGATCTCTTCGGCCTCGGCCTCGGCCGTCTTGATCCGTTCGAGAACCTCTGGTCTCGGCATGCTACTGATCGTTGGGACGTTGCAGTATCGGATATAAGGTGTTTGCGGAACGCCGACGCCGCTCGCGGTCGCTTTCGGACCCGGCCGCCCCGTCGCACTACTCCGTCAGCGGGAGCAGGAGGCCGAACACGAGCGGTGACAACAGAAAGAGGAGGACACCGATCACCTCGGCGTCGAACAGTAGCGCTGCTTCCCACGCCGGAAGCTGCAGGCCCACTGCGCTGGCCGTTAGTTCGCCGAGCGCGCCGACCACGAACAGGCCGACCCCGAGCAGTGTCCCCCGCTTTGCCCACGTCGGATAATCGAGATCGCCGTACCGTCCGGTCATATCCTCCGGTCGTTCCCTCCCGA
This window encodes:
- the ahaH gene encoding ATP synthase archaeal subunit H, coding for MPRPEVLERIKTAEAEAEEIVEEAEADREERIAEAREQADEIRAEAESEAEEMAERRLDEAESEIEARAAEIREEGEAAQEELIAQAEAQMDEAIEYAITQFEEAVHAQT